In Vibrio bathopelagicus, the following are encoded in one genomic region:
- a CDS encoding HlyD family type I secretion periplasmic adaptor subunit: MSDLDKIIERSINKVHDDQTDRNITPSKVTTHTVFIVAVFLGFCAVVWSSQATIDITVSTRGEVLLESDVEKVQHLEGGILNELFVSPGDLVFKGQKIASLTSKDRVSELNSTQYEIAELQIEQQKYSSLINQTTPDFSRYGQYPNLVKTQTLSWEEENNKNQSNDDLFVHDIKHKRSLIQSMNNRVQSSNKQLKLISKQLSIKNQLYKEEMASYVDVINMEIQKMNMVREIENLDESILNERFQMQRLEKQLGDHRKARNSEYYEKLTEVNKTLKNKETQLPTITDKVERLIVFSPVDGTVDKINFNYLSAVIPPGDSIADITPLNNEMHAEVKIPRKDVGFIEKGQEVKLKFDTYNFAKYGVISGQIASISRSSYEEQEQEYYLAKVKIAENYLLRNNVKFHIAPYMEFTADIKTGNRKIIDYALKPIMTALDESFNER; the protein is encoded by the coding sequence ATGAGTGACTTAGATAAAATCATCGAGCGATCAATAAACAAAGTGCACGATGATCAGACAGACAGAAACATCACCCCAAGTAAAGTCACCACACATACCGTCTTCATTGTGGCGGTGTTTCTTGGCTTTTGTGCCGTTGTTTGGTCATCACAGGCAACCATTGATATAACCGTTTCGACTCGTGGTGAGGTTTTATTAGAGTCAGACGTTGAAAAGGTACAGCACCTCGAGGGAGGAATACTCAACGAACTCTTCGTATCCCCGGGAGATCTGGTTTTCAAAGGTCAGAAGATTGCCTCTCTAACCTCTAAAGATCGTGTATCGGAACTCAACTCCACGCAATATGAGATTGCCGAACTCCAGATCGAGCAACAGAAATACTCCTCTCTTATCAATCAAACGACCCCCGATTTTTCACGATATGGTCAATACCCAAACTTAGTAAAAACTCAGACCCTATCTTGGGAAGAAGAGAATAATAAGAACCAATCGAACGATGATCTGTTTGTTCACGATATCAAACATAAACGAAGCTTGATTCAGTCGATGAATAACCGCGTCCAGTCTTCCAACAAGCAGCTAAAACTCATCAGCAAGCAACTCTCCATTAAGAACCAGTTGTATAAAGAAGAAATGGCCTCTTATGTTGACGTTATAAATATGGAAATTCAGAAAATGAACATGGTTCGTGAGATAGAAAACCTTGATGAATCTATCTTGAATGAGCGTTTTCAGATGCAGCGCCTTGAAAAACAGCTCGGCGATCACCGCAAAGCCCGAAACTCAGAATATTATGAGAAGCTCACGGAAGTGAATAAAACGCTCAAAAACAAAGAGACGCAACTCCCGACCATTACCGACAAAGTAGAAAGGTTGATCGTCTTCTCTCCTGTTGATGGAACAGTCGACAAAATCAACTTCAACTACTTATCTGCCGTGATACCACCTGGCGACAGCATTGCTGATATCACCCCCCTAAATAATGAAATGCACGCAGAGGTTAAAATTCCAAGGAAAGACGTTGGTTTCATTGAAAAAGGGCAAGAAGTTAAGCTCAAATTCGACACCTATAACTTTGCGAAGTACGGCGTCATTTCAGGTCAAATAGCCTCAATTTCTAGAAGCTCTTACGAAGAACAAGAGCAAGAATATTACTTAGCAAAAGTTAAAATCGCTGAAAACTACTTACTGAGAAATAACGTGAAGTTCCATATTGCACCTTACATGGAGTTCACAGCTGATATCAAAACCGGGAACCGAAAAATTATTGATTATGCTCTCAAGCCAATCATGACAGCGCTCGACGAATCTTTTAATGAGAGGTAA